In Betta splendens chromosome 22, fBetSpl5.4, whole genome shotgun sequence, the following proteins share a genomic window:
- the lgals3a gene encoding galectin-3 isoform X2: MDDFSLSDALGDDTPSQAKKIGHTNPSAPPSNFPPGANPGWPGSAPGAPTQPSAPSDFSGGSSGPGAPGQFPFHSGPGAPGQYPGPPSAPGGFPPGPGIPGQYPPAPGAPGHFPSSPGAPGHFPGHYQPEGAPGHLPGGPGSYPTGPFSSGPGAPPGPYPNMPFPSQPGGGNGMYGAGGPGAFPPPAGPGSFPAFPGSGGFPPIPHGSWGQPAGGGFPPAPGPFGPGPMGPYGGPSAPGGMLPRYNPPYN; the protein is encoded by the exons ATGGACGACTTCTCG CTTTCTGATGCTTTAGGCGATGACACCCCAAGCCAGGCAAAGAAAATAGGACACACCAACCCGTCTGCCCCTCCCAGCAATTTCCCACCTGGTGCAAACCCAGGATGGCCCGGGTCAGCCCCTGGAGCTCCCACCCAGCCCTCTGCTCCCAGTGATTTCTCTGGTGGATCATCTGGCCCAGGAGCACCAGGGCAGTTCCCTTTCCACTCTGGTCCTGGAGCACCAGGCCAATATCCAGGGCCTCCTTCAGCACCTGGTGGTTTCCCCCCTGGTCCTGGAATACCTGGACAATATCCACCTGCCCCAGGAGCCCCAGGGCATTTCCCATCCAGCCCTGGAGCTCCTGGGCACTTCCCTGGCCATTACCAACCTGAAGGAGCTCCAGGCCATTTACCTGGAGGTCCTGGTTCTTACCCTACTGGACCATTTTCTTCAGGCCCTGGAGCTCCCCCAGGGCCTTATCCAAATATGCCCTTCCCCAGCCAGCCAGGAGGAGGCAACGGGATGTACGGAGCTGGTGGTCCAGGTGCATTCCCCCCTCCAGCTGGCCCTGGCTCATTCCCTGCATTCCCTGGTTCTGGAGGCTTTCCCCCAATTCCCCATGGGTCATGGGGACAACCTGCTGGTGGAGgcttccctcctgctcctgGCCCCTTTGGTCCTGGGCCTATGGGTCCATACGGTGGGCCTTCTGCTCCAGGCGGCATGCTG CCCAGATATAATCCACCATATAATTGA
- the gmfb gene encoding glia maturation factor beta isoform X1, translating to MSESLVVCDVDEDLVKKLKEFRFRKETNNAAIIMKIDKDKQLVILEEEHEDISPDDLKDELPERQPRFIVYSYKYQHDDGRVSYPLCFIFSSPVGKELCLGCRPEQQMMYAGSKNKLVQTVQLTKVFEIRNTEDLTEEWLREKLGFFR from the exons ATG agtGAATCACTGGTGGTTTGTGATGTGGATGAAGATCTGGttaagaagctgaaggagttcCGTTTCCGTAAGGAGACCAACAATGCGGCCATCATCA TGAAGATTGACAAAGACAAGCAGCTTGTTATTCTTGAAGAAGAACATGAG GACATTTCTCCTGATGATCTGAAGGATGAGCTTCCTGAGAGACAGCCAAGAT TTATTGTGTACAGTTATAAGTACCAGCATGATGACGGACGTGTGTCCTATCCGCTCTGCTTTATCTTCTCCAGTCCAGTGGGTAAGGAACTCTGCCTGG GTTGCAgaccagagcagcagatgatgtatgcaggaagcaaaaacaaactggTGCAGACTGTTCAACTGACCAAG GTGTTTGAGATCAGGAACACAGAGGACCTAACAGAGGAGTGGCTTAGAGAGAAACTCGGGTTCTTCCGTTAA
- the lgals3a gene encoding galectin-3 isoform X1 produces the protein MDDFSLSDALGDDTPSQAKKIGHTNPSAPPSNFPPGANPGWPGSAPGAPTQPSAPSDFSGGSSGPGAPGQFPFHSGPGAPGQYPGPPSAPGGFPPGPGIPGQYPPAPGAPGHFPSSPGAPGHFPGHYQPEGAPGHLPGGPGSYPTGPFSSGPGAPPGPYPNMPFPSQPGGGNGMYGAGGPGAFPPPAGPGSFPAFPGSGGFPPIPHGSWGQPAGGGFPPAPGPFGPGPMGPYGGPSAPGGMLMVPYDLPLHAGILPRLLITIVGEPIPGGDRFHVDFMKGPDVAFHFNPRFNEQTVVRNSNIDGNWGPEERGGGFPFIPGRQFELKILVEEDMFKVAVDGTHLLEYEHRLGGFEDITLVRVVGDVVLYSAAPSMI, from the exons ATGGACGACTTCTCG CTTTCTGATGCTTTAGGCGATGACACCCCAAGCCAGGCAAAGAAAATAGGACACACCAACCCGTCTGCCCCTCCCAGCAATTTCCCACCTGGTGCAAACCCAGGATGGCCCGGGTCAGCCCCTGGAGCTCCCACCCAGCCCTCTGCTCCCAGTGATTTCTCTGGTGGATCATCTGGCCCAGGAGCACCAGGGCAGTTCCCTTTCCACTCTGGTCCTGGAGCACCAGGCCAATATCCAGGGCCTCCTTCAGCACCTGGTGGTTTCCCCCCTGGTCCTGGAATACCTGGACAATATCCACCTGCCCCAGGAGCCCCAGGGCATTTCCCATCCAGCCCTGGAGCTCCTGGGCACTTCCCTGGCCATTACCAACCTGAAGGAGCTCCAGGCCATTTACCTGGAGGTCCTGGTTCTTACCCTACTGGACCATTTTCTTCAGGCCCTGGAGCTCCCCCAGGGCCTTATCCAAATATGCCCTTCCCCAGCCAGCCAGGAGGAGGCAACGGGATGTACGGAGCTGGTGGTCCAGGTGCATTCCCCCCTCCAGCTGGCCCTGGCTCATTCCCTGCATTCCCTGGTTCTGGAGGCTTTCCCCCAATTCCCCATGGGTCATGGGGACAACCTGCTGGTGGAGgcttccctcctgctcctgGCCCCTTTGGTCCTGGGCCTATGGGTCCATACGGTGGGCCTTCTGCTCCAGGCGGCATGCTG ATGGTGCCCTATGATCTTCCTCTTCATGCTGGAATTTTGCCGAGACTTTTGATCACAATAGTTGGAGAACCCATACCTGGTGGAGACAG GTTTCATGTAGACTTCATGAAAGGTCCGGATGTTGCCTTTCACTTCAACCCTCGATTTAATGAGCAAACTGTTGTCAGGAACTCCAACATTGATGGAAACTGGGGCCCTGAGGAGCGGGGAGGAGGCTTTCCATTTATTCCTGGACGTCAGTTTGAG CTGAAGATCCTTGTTGAGGAGGACATGTTCAAAGTGGCAGTAGATGGCACCCACCTGCTGGAGTATGAACACAGGCTCGGTGGGTTTGAGGACATTACCCTGGTACGAGTAGTCGGAGACGTCGTCCTCTACAGTGCAGCCCCAAGCATGATCTGA
- the gmfb gene encoding glia maturation factor beta isoform X2 gives MSESLVVCDVDEDLVKKLKEFRFRKETNNAAIIMKIDKDKQLVILEEEHEDISPDDLKDELPERQPRFIVYSYKYQHDDGRVSYPLCFIFSSPVGCRPEQQMMYAGSKNKLVQTVQLTKVFEIRNTEDLTEEWLREKLGFFR, from the exons ATG agtGAATCACTGGTGGTTTGTGATGTGGATGAAGATCTGGttaagaagctgaaggagttcCGTTTCCGTAAGGAGACCAACAATGCGGCCATCATCA TGAAGATTGACAAAGACAAGCAGCTTGTTATTCTTGAAGAAGAACATGAG GACATTTCTCCTGATGATCTGAAGGATGAGCTTCCTGAGAGACAGCCAAGAT TTATTGTGTACAGTTATAAGTACCAGCATGATGACGGACGTGTGTCCTATCCGCTCTGCTTTATCTTCTCCAGTCCAGTGG GTTGCAgaccagagcagcagatgatgtatgcaggaagcaaaaacaaactggTGCAGACTGTTCAACTGACCAAG GTGTTTGAGATCAGGAACACAGAGGACCTAACAGAGGAGTGGCTTAGAGAGAAACTCGGGTTCTTCCGTTAA
- the synj2bp gene encoding synaptojanin-2-binding protein — protein MNGALHSSPGVADIQLKRGPAGLGFNIVGGMDQQYVVNDNGIYVSKIKDDGAAALDGRLQEGDKILAINGMKLEDLTHRAAVELFRTAGEDVKLRVLKKSSCHTNGPTGTQPEHPSSFSLLGTLSVLAGAAAIISLIYMRQIRKH, from the exons ATGAATGGCGCGCTGCATTCCTCGCCCGGCGTGGCGGACATACAGCTGAAGCGAGGCCCGGCAG GCCTTGGCTTCAATATTGTCGGGGGCATGGATCAGCAGTACGTTGTAAACGACAACGGCATATACGTGTCTAAAATAAAGGACGATGGAGCTGCAGCGTTGGATGGAAGACTCCAAGAGGGCGACAAGATCCTGGCG ATCAATGGAATGAAGCTTGAAGATCTGACGCATCGAGCTGCAGTGGAGCTGTTCAGGACAGCAGGGGAGGATGTAAAGCTTCGTGTCCTGAAAAAG TCATCCTGTCACACGAACGGACCCACAGGCACGCAGCCCGAGCACCCATCATCTTTCTCCTTACTGGGAACGCTGTCTGTTttagcaggagctgctgccatCATCTCTTTAATTTACATGCGGCAAATCAGGAAACACTAA